A stretch of the Salarias fasciatus chromosome 3, fSalaFa1.1, whole genome shotgun sequence genome encodes the following:
- the sf1 gene encoding splicing factor 1 isoform X1: MATGANATPLGKLHPSIGAKRSFEAGPGAGNGLMPTPGPPGTFPAMQAFQPAMPSPAFPQAHQFNPGTSFSPQAPAQPAAGAGLVKPDFGQKKQRKKSRWSSETPDQKTVIPGMPTVIPPGLTRDQERAYIVQLQIEDLTRKLRTGDLGIPVNPEDRSPSPEPIYNSEGKRLNTREYRTRKKIEEERHSLITEMVGLNPDFKPPADYKPPATRVNDKVMIPQDEYPEINFVGLLIGPRGNTLKNIEKECCAKIMIRGKGSVKEGKVGRKDGQMLPGEDEPLHALVTANTMENVKKAVEQIRNILKQGIETPEDQNDLRKMQLRELARLNGTLREDDNRILRPWQNSEPRSITNTTLCTKCGGAGHISSDCKYTSTFAAHRASGGEPPQSAQDKARMDKEYLSLMAELGEAPVPSSGGGHSNSPGGGHRSSGPSSSNQPPPSRPPWMNSSPSESRNFHSMHAGPSAPGGPHSFPPPMPSMAGPPMPPNPNGMPPPWMQPPPPPMGQAPGPHGHPMGLLPPPMGMMPPPPPPPSSQPPPPPSGPLPPWQQQAPPPPPTSSMATSSALPWQQNTTTTSSPGTGTLPPWQQPQQPAASAAQPPPPMGTPSMVPPPPGVQPPLPPGAPPPPPPPPPGSAGMMYAPPPPPPPMDPSNFVTMMGMGVPGMPPFGMPPAPPPPPPQS, translated from the exons ATGGCCACGGGAGCGAACGCAACTCCTCTGGGGAAGTTGCACCCCAGCATCGGGGCGAAGCGGAGCTTCGAGGCTGGGCCTGGAGCGGGAAACGGCCTGATGCCCACCCCGGGGCCGCCCGGGACCTTCCCCGCTATGCAGGCCTTCCAGCCCGCCATGCCGAGCCCCGCATTCCCGCAGGCGCACCAGTTCAACCCGGGGACGAGCTTCTCCCCGCAGGCTCCGGCCCAGCCGGCCGCCGGGGCCGGTCTCGTCAAGCCGG ATTTCGGccagaagaaacaaagaaagaagagtCGCTGGAGCAGCGAGACGCCCGATCAGAAGACGGTCATCCCGGGCATGCCCACCGTCATCCCCCCCGGCCTGACCCGCGACCAGGAGAGAGCTTATATAG TCCAACTGCAGATCGAAGACCTGACTCGTAAACTGCGTACAGGAGACCTGGGAATCCCTGTTAACCCTGAGGACAG GTCTCCGTCTCCGGAGCCCATCTACAACAGCGAGGGCAAGAGGCTGAACACCCGGGAGTACCGCACCAGGAAGAAGATCGAGGAGGAGCGCCACTCCCTCATCACGGAGATGGTCGGACTCAACCCAGACTTCAAGCCTCCGGCGGACTACAA GCCTCCGGCAACCAGAGTCAACGACAAAGTCATGATTCCCCAAGACGAGTATCCCGAGATCAACTTTGTCGGCCTGCTCATCGGCCCGCG GGGAAACACCCTGAAGAACATCGAGAAGGAGTGCTGCGCCAAGATCATGATCCGAGGGAAGGGCTCGGTGAAGGAGGGCAAGGTGGGCCGCAAGGACGGCCAGATGCTGCCGGGCGAGGACGAGCCGCTGCACGCTCTGGTCACGGCCAACACCATGGAGAACGTGAAGAAGGCCGTGGAGCAG ATCCGGAACATCCTGAAGCAAGGCATCGAGACGCCCGAGGACCAGAACGACCTCCGCAAGATGCAGCTGAGGGAGCTGGCCCGGCTGAACGGCACGCTGAGGGAGGACGACAACAG GATCCTGCGTCCCTGGCAGAACTCTGAGCCTCGCAGCATCACCAACACCACCCTCTGCACCAAGTGTGGCGGAGCGGGACACATCTCCTCCGACTGCAAGTACACCAG CACGTTCGCCGCCCACCGGGCCTCGGGGGGCGAGCCCCCCCAGTCGGCTCAGGACAAGGCCCGCATGGACAAGGAGTACCTGTCCCTCATGGCCGAGCTGGGGGAGGCCCCGGTGCCCTCCTCTGGGGGGGGCCACTCCAACAGCCCAGGGGGGGGGCACCGGTCCTcgggccccagcagcagcaaccaGCCACCCCCG agcCGCCCCCCCTGGATGAACTCCAGCCCCTCTGAGAGCAGGAACTTCCACAGCATGCACGCGGGCCCCAGCGCTCCCGGGGGGCCGCACAGCTTCCCTCCCCCGATGCCCAGCATGGCAGGCCCGCCGATGCCCCCGAACCCCAACGGGATGCCCCCACCCTGGATGcagcccccgccccctcccatGGGCCAGGCACCCGGACCTCACGGACACCCCATGG GTCTGCTCCCTCCCCCGATGGGCATGATGccgcctcccccgcccccgcccaGCAGccagccgccgcctccccctTCTGGGCCCCTGccgccatggcaacagcaggcccctcctccccctcccaccAGCAGCATGGCGACCAGCTCGGCGCTGCCGTGGCAACAGA atACCACCACCACGTCCAGCCCTGGCACCGGCACCCTGCCCCCCTGGCAGCAGCCCCAGCAGCCGGCCGCCTCGGCGGCGCAGCCCCCCCCTCCGATGGGCACCCCGTCCATGGTGCCGCCCCCGCCCGGCGTGCAGCCCCCCCTGCCCCCgggtgccccccctccccctccgccgccgcccccgggCTCCGCCGGCATGATGTacgcccctcccccgccgccgccccccatGGACCCCTCCAACTTCGTCACCATGATGGGGATGGGCGTCCCCGGCATGCCCCCCTTCGGCATgccgccggccccgcccccgcccccccctcagAGCTAA
- the LOC115384302 gene encoding tyrosine-protein kinase receptor TYRO3, whose product MSAAVKSRLGGVLLWTLLRICSCEDVEIFNSDLQARLGWSPSEPSREWTEVAMRVGTQSPVPVLQACGRRVKRTLLGPWKERGDAHHLLMDVSIAQEEEPSGPLTPLQLHVIDSDSPVRRFRGSGTVLHVNASSPFPGSAPPQLSTSLSRRVGLSLGPVSRRGFQLALSYSGTCVMLTSIRIYYRTCPDVLLDMASFRRAGAGSGPQAGACVQGAVELSPPVRRCTEDGVWGPLEGGCACGPGYQTTDHVCQACRVGYYRAGGGPEECRACPPNSRTLEEGAAVCQCSPGFDSLLGDPEHLHCTKSPSAPVNLTAQHLNASVLLLTWDPPQDLGGHSDLTYRVTCEEEVGGRWRPCGVGVFFHPDNTSVIVQGLDPQKDYRLSVRAWNPTTDRQGPPHAASVTVHRWLVSPAVTPNVSRASRLATAAPYSSRRSLLFLTVGSVLGGLLLVVLILVPMCLLRRNYSKLRSDQDVELLPISAGVSYRRPQEAEQEEEQQVAAPPQSFNPVGVVQLLGGLSSRLLDSLKDVLVERNQLTLGKELGKGEFGSVFEGVFSPEDAPDIRVAVKTMRVGIHSLEDLQEFLEEAEIMKNFHHENVVRLLGVTLERDQDHPLPVPLVILPYMKHGDLRRFLIATRYGDIPMFVPHQSLLRFMMDIAVGMDYLNSQGFLHRDLAARNCMLGDDLRVCVADFGLSKKIYSKNYYRQKVAVRLPIKWMSMESLSESLYSSKSDVWSFGVTMWEIMSRGRTPYPGVHNHELLDLLQSGYRLKAPEDCDHKLYQVMRSCWDPDPARRPGFGELYQDLGALLAQLPALEADVEANYINQGLQAAAAALQDPQDDPESRGGNVYLPCPVGAAAAPQEDGDTEGGYLKSGTGSAAQELS is encoded by the exons ATGTCTGCGGCGGTGAAGTCTCGTCTGGGCGGCGTCCTGCTGTGGACGCTGCTGAGgatctgcagctgtgaggacg TGGAGATTTTCAACTCTGACCTGCAGGCCAGGCTGGGATGGAGTCCGTCTGAACCCAGCAGAGAG TGGACGGAGGTTGCCATGAGAGTTGGAACCCAGAGTCCTGTCCCTGTGCTGCAGGCCTGTGGACGGAGGGTGAAGAGAACTCTTTTAGGGCCGTGGAAGGAGCGTGGAGATGCCCACCACCTCCTGATGGATGTGTCCATCGCCCAAGAAGAGGAGCCGTCGGGTCCGCTGACCCCCCTCCAGCTTCATGTCATCGACTCTGACAGTCCTGTGAGAAGGTTTCGGGGCAGCGGGACGGTCCTGCATGTCAACGCCTCGTCGCCGTTCCCCGGTTCAGCCCCTCCCCAGTTATCCACAAGCCTAAGCCGACGGGTGGGTCTGAGCCTGGGGCCGGTCAGCCGCAGGGGCTTCCAGCTGGCCCTGTCCTACTCGGGGACATGTGTGATGCTGACGTCCATCAGGATCTACTACAGGACGTGTCCGGACGTCCTGCTCGACATGGCCTCCTTCAGACGGGCCGGGGCCGGGTCGGGGCCCCAGGCGGGGGCCTGCGTCCAGGGGGCCGTGGAGCTCTCTCCGCCTGTCAGACGCTGCACTGAAGATGGAGTGTGGGGGCCGCTGGAGGGGGGGTGTGCATGTGGGCCCGGGTACCAGACCACGGACCACGTCTGCCAAG CCTGCAGGGTCGGCTACTACCGAGCAGGCGGGGGGCCGGAGGAGTGCCGGGCGTGCCCCCCAAACAGCAGGACCCTGGAGGAGGGCGCCGCAGTCTGCCAGTGCTCCCCGGGTTTCGACAGTCTGCTGGGCGACCCTGAACACCTGCACTGCACCA AGTCCCCCTCCGCCCCTGTCAACCTCACCGCCCAGCACCTCAACGCCTCGGTTCTCCTGCTGACCTGGGACCCCCCTCAGGACCTGGGGGGGCACTCGGACCTGACGTACCGGGTGACGTGCGAGGAGGAGGTCGGCGGCCGGTGGAGGCCGTGCGGGGTCGGGGTGTTCTTCCACCCGGACAACACGTCCGTCATCGTCCAGGGCCTGGACCCGCAGAAGGACTACCGGCTGTCGGTGCGGGCCTGGAACCCCACGACCGACCGGCAGGGGCCGCCGCACGCCGCCAGCGTCACCGTCCACAGAT ggcTGGTGAGTCCAGCAGTGACTCCAAACGTCTCCAGAGCTTCCCGGCTCGCCACAGCAGCTCCTTACAGCTCCAGGCgctcgctcctcttcctcacagtgGGCTCTGTGTTGGGAGGTCTGCTGCTCGtcgtcctcatcctcgtccCAATGTGCCTGCTGCGCCGCAACTACTCCAAACTCCG GTCGGACCAGGACGTTGAGCTTCTACCGATCAGTGCTGGGGTGTCGTACAGACGCCCtcaggaggcggagcaggaggaggagcaacaGGTGGCTGCACCTCCTCAGTCCTTCA ACCCGGTGGGGGTGGTCCAGCTGCTGGGGGGGCTCAGCTCCAGGCTCCTGGACAGTCTGAAGGACGTCCTGGtggagaggaaccagctgactCTGGGAAAGGAGCTGGGCAAAG GGGAGTTCGGCTCCGTGTTCGAAGGCGTCTTCTCGCCGGAGGACGCGCCGGACATCAGGGTGGCGGTGAAGACCATGAGAG TGGGGATCCACAgcctggaggacctgcaggagttcctggaggaggcggagatcATGAAGAACTTCCACCATGAGAACGTGGTCAGACTGCTGG gggtgACGTTAGAGCGGGATCAGGACCATCCTCTACCCGTGCCCCTGGTCATCCTGCCCTACATGAAGCACGGAGACCTGCGGCGCTTCCTCATCGCTACCCGCTATGGAGACATTCCCATG TTCGTCCCTCACCAGAGTCTCCTGCGCTTCATGATGGACATCGCAGTGGGGATGGACTACCTGAACTCCCAGGGCTTCCTGCACCGAGACCTGGCTGCACGCAACTGCAT gctgGGTGACgacctcagagtgtgtgtggcggaCTTCGGCCTGTCGAAGAAAATCTACAGTAAAAACTACTACCGCCAGAAGGTCGCCGTCCGGCTGCCCATCAAGTGGATGTCCATGGAGAGTCTGTCCGAGTCGCTGTACAGCTCCAAGAGCGACgtg TGGTCCTTCGGGGTGACCATGTGGGAGATCATGTCCAGAGGACGGACCCCCTACCCCGGAGTCCACAACCAcgagctgctggacctgctgcagtCCGGATACCGGCTGAAAGCCCCCGAGGACTGCGACCACAAGCT GTACCAGGTgatgaggagctgctgggacCCAGACCCGGCCCGCAGGCCCGGCTTCGGGGAGCTGTACCAGGATCTGGGGGCCCTCCTGGCCCAGCTGCCGGCGCTGGAGGCCGACGTGGAGGCCAACTACATCAACCAGGGCctgcaggccgccgccgccgccctccaggaccctcaggatGACCCCGAGTCCAGGGGGGGCAACGTGTATCTGCCCTGCCCCGTGGgggcagctgcagctccacaggaggacggagacacGGAGGGGGGGTACCTGAAGTCCGGGACTGGATCAGCAGCTCAGGAGCTCAGCTGA
- the sf1 gene encoding splicing factor 1 isoform X2, producing the protein MVGLNPDFKPPADYKPPATRVNDKVMIPQDEYPEINFVGLLIGPRGNTLKNIEKECCAKIMIRGKGSVKEGKVGRKDGQMLPGEDEPLHALVTANTMENVKKAVEQIRNILKQGIETPEDQNDLRKMQLRELARLNGTLREDDNRILRPWQNSEPRSITNTTLCTKCGGAGHISSDCKYTSTFAAHRASGGEPPQSAQDKARMDKEYLSLMAELGEAPVPSSGGGHSNSPGGGHRSSGPSSSNQPPPSRPPWMNSSPSESRNFHSMHAGPSAPGGPHSFPPPMPSMAGPPMPPNPNGMPPPWMQPPPPPMGQAPGPHGHPMGLLPPPMGMMPPPPPPPSSQPPPPPSGPLPPWQQQAPPPPPTSSMATSSALPWQQNTTTTSSPGTGTLPPWQQPQQPAASAAQPPPPMGTPSMVPPPPGVQPPLPPGAPPPPPPPPPGSAGMMYAPPPPPPPMDPSNFVTMMGMGVPGMPPFGMPPAPPPPPPQS; encoded by the exons ATGGTCGGACTCAACCCAGACTTCAAGCCTCCGGCGGACTACAA GCCTCCGGCAACCAGAGTCAACGACAAAGTCATGATTCCCCAAGACGAGTATCCCGAGATCAACTTTGTCGGCCTGCTCATCGGCCCGCG GGGAAACACCCTGAAGAACATCGAGAAGGAGTGCTGCGCCAAGATCATGATCCGAGGGAAGGGCTCGGTGAAGGAGGGCAAGGTGGGCCGCAAGGACGGCCAGATGCTGCCGGGCGAGGACGAGCCGCTGCACGCTCTGGTCACGGCCAACACCATGGAGAACGTGAAGAAGGCCGTGGAGCAG ATCCGGAACATCCTGAAGCAAGGCATCGAGACGCCCGAGGACCAGAACGACCTCCGCAAGATGCAGCTGAGGGAGCTGGCCCGGCTGAACGGCACGCTGAGGGAGGACGACAACAG GATCCTGCGTCCCTGGCAGAACTCTGAGCCTCGCAGCATCACCAACACCACCCTCTGCACCAAGTGTGGCGGAGCGGGACACATCTCCTCCGACTGCAAGTACACCAG CACGTTCGCCGCCCACCGGGCCTCGGGGGGCGAGCCCCCCCAGTCGGCTCAGGACAAGGCCCGCATGGACAAGGAGTACCTGTCCCTCATGGCCGAGCTGGGGGAGGCCCCGGTGCCCTCCTCTGGGGGGGGCCACTCCAACAGCCCAGGGGGGGGGCACCGGTCCTcgggccccagcagcagcaaccaGCCACCCCCG agcCGCCCCCCCTGGATGAACTCCAGCCCCTCTGAGAGCAGGAACTTCCACAGCATGCACGCGGGCCCCAGCGCTCCCGGGGGGCCGCACAGCTTCCCTCCCCCGATGCCCAGCATGGCAGGCCCGCCGATGCCCCCGAACCCCAACGGGATGCCCCCACCCTGGATGcagcccccgccccctcccatGGGCCAGGCACCCGGACCTCACGGACACCCCATGG GTCTGCTCCCTCCCCCGATGGGCATGATGccgcctcccccgcccccgcccaGCAGccagccgccgcctccccctTCTGGGCCCCTGccgccatggcaacagcaggcccctcctccccctcccaccAGCAGCATGGCGACCAGCTCGGCGCTGCCGTGGCAACAGA atACCACCACCACGTCCAGCCCTGGCACCGGCACCCTGCCCCCCTGGCAGCAGCCCCAGCAGCCGGCCGCCTCGGCGGCGCAGCCCCCCCCTCCGATGGGCACCCCGTCCATGGTGCCGCCCCCGCCCGGCGTGCAGCCCCCCCTGCCCCCgggtgccccccctccccctccgccgccgcccccgggCTCCGCCGGCATGATGTacgcccctcccccgccgccgccccccatGGACCCCTCCAACTTCGTCACCATGATGGGGATGGGCGTCCCCGGCATGCCCCCCTTCGGCATgccgccggccccgcccccgcccccccctcagAGCTAA
- the pygmb gene encoding phosphorylase, glycogen, muscle b yields the protein MAKPLSDQDKRKQISVRGLAGVENVADLKTNFNRHLHFTLVKDRNVATKRDYYFALANTVRDHLVGRWIRTQQHYYEKDPKRVYYLSLEFYMGRTLQNTMVNLALENACDEATYQLGLDMEELQDIEEDAGLGNGGLGRLAACFLDSMASLGLAAYGYGIRYEFGIFNQKIQNGWQVEEADDWLRYGNPWEKARPEYMRPVHFYGRVEHGPDGVKWVDTQVVLALPYDTPVPGYRNNIVNTMRLWSAKAPCDFNLKDFNVGGYIQAVLDRNLAENISRVLYPNDNFFEGKELRLKQEYFVVAATLQDIIRRFKASKFGSTEFVRMDLSALPDKVAIQLNDTHPAMAIPELMRILVDLEKLTWDKAWDIVVRTCAYTNHTVLPEALERWPVDLFQNLLPRHLEIIYEINRRHLERVAKLFPGDMDRMRRMSLIEEGDMKKINMAHLCIVGSHAVNGVARIHSEIIKNTVFKDFYEVDPHKFQNKTNGITPRRWLVMCNPGLAEVIAERIGEDYIRDLDQLKKLLDFVDDDAFIRDIAKVKQENKLKFAAHLEEHYKVKINPNSMFDVQVKRIHEYKRQLLNCLHIITLYNRIKKEPNKAWTPRTIMIGGKAAPGYHTAKMIIKLITSIGDVVNNDPVVGDRLKVIFLENYRVTLAEKVIPASDLSEQISTAGTEASGTGNMKFMLNGALTIGTMDGANVEMAEEAGEENLFIFGMRVPDVEAMDKKGYDAHSYYNRIPELKRAMDQISGGFFSPGQPGLFQDLVNMLMNHDRFKVFADYEAYIKCQEKVSALYKDPTAWTKMVIHNIAGCGKFSSDRTISQYAREIWGMEPSLEKIAAPDDPR from the exons ATGGCCAAGCCGCTGTCGGACCAGGACAAGAGGAAGCAGATCTCCGTGCGCGGGCTCGCCGGGGTGGAGAACGTCGCGGACCTGAAGACCAACTTCAACAGACACCTGCACTTCACGCTGGTGAAGGACCGGAACGTGGCCACCAAGCGGGACTACTACTTCGCGCTGGCCAACACGGTGCGGGACCACCTGGTGGGCCGCTGGATCCGCACGCAGCAGCACTACTACGAGAAGGACCCCAAA CGGGTCTACTACCTCTCCCTGGAGTTCTACAtgggaagaaccctgcagaacacCATGGTGAACCTGGCTCTGGAGAACGCCTGCGACGAGGCCACGTACCAG TTGGGTCTGGacatggaggagctgcaggacatcGAGGAAGACGCCGGCCTGGGTAACGGGGGACTGGGCCGCCTGGCTG CCTGTTTCCTGGACTCCATGGCCTCTCTGGGTCTGGCTGCGTACGGGTATGGAATCCGCTACGAGTTCGGCATCTTCAATCAGAAGATCCAGAATGGCTGGCAG gtggaggaggctgatgATTGGCTGCGGTACGGGAACCCCTGGGAGAAGGCTCGGCCCGAGTACATGCGCCCGGTGCACTTCTACGGCCGAGTGGAGCACGGCCCGGACGGAGTGAAGTGGGTCGACACGCAG GTGGTTCTGGCTCTGCCCTACGACACTCCGGTTCCCGGCTACAGGAACAACATCGTGAACACTATGAGACTGTGGTCCGCCAAGGCGCCCTGCGACTTCAACCTCAAAGACT TTAACGTCGGAGGCTACATCCAGGCCGTGCTGGATCGAAACCTGGCCGAGAACATCTCCAGAGTCCTTTACCCCAACGACAAC TTCTTCGAGGGGAAGGAGCTGCGTCTCAAGCAGGAGTACTTCGTGGTGGCAGCGACTCTGCAAGACATCATCCGTCGCTTCAAAGCCTCCAAGTTTGGTTCCACGGAGTTCGTACGCATGGATCTGTCGGCGCTGCCCGACAAA GTTGCGATCCAGCTGAACGACACTCACCCTGCGATGGCCATCCCCGAGCTGATGAGGATCCTGGTGGACCTGGAGAAACTCACCTGGGACAAG GCCTGGGACATCGTGGTTCGTACCTGTGCCTACACCAACCACACCGTCCTGCCCGAGGCCCTGGAGCGCTGGCCCGTCGACCTCTTCCAGAACCTCCTGCCCCGACACCTGGAGATCATCTACGAGATCAACAGGAGGCACCTGGAG CGCGTCGCTAAACTCTTCCCGGGAGACATGGACCGCATGCGCAGGATGTCCCTGATCGAGGAAGGAGACATGAAGAAGATCAACATGGCCCACCTCTGCATCGTGGGCTCTCACGCCGTCAACGGCGTGGCTCGCATCCACTCCGAGATCATCAAAAACACTGT gttcaaGGATTTCTACGAAGTGGACCCTCACAAGTTCCAGAACAAGACCAACGGCATCACGCCCAGACGCTGGCTGGTCATGTGCAACCCGGGTCTGGCCGAGGTCATCGCCGAG aggaTCGGAGAGGACTACATCCGGGACCTGGACCAGCTGAAGAAGCTCCTGGACTTCGTGGACGACGACGCCTTCATCCGCGACATCGCCAAAGTCAAACAG GAGAACAAGCTGAAGTTCGCGGCGCACCTGGAGGAGCACTACAAGGTGAAGATCAACCCCAACTCCATGTTCGACGTGCAGGTCAAGAGGATCCACGAGTACAAGAGGCAGCTGCTCAACTGCCTGCACATCATCACGCTGTACAACC GCATCAAGAAGGAGCCCAACAAGGCCTGGACCCCGAGGACCATCATGATCGGAGGGAAG GCCGCTCCGGGTTACCACACGGCCAAGATGATCATCAAGCTGATCACGTCCATCGGGGACGTGGTCAACAACGACCCCGTGGTGGGCGACCGCCTCAAGGTCATCTTCCTGGAGAACTACCGGGTCACTCTGGCTGAGAAAG TGATCCCTGCCTCCGACCTGTCGGAGCAGATCTCCACCGCTGGCACCGAGGCGTCCGGCACCGGGAACATGAAGTTCATGCTGAACGGAGCGCTGACCATCGGCACCATGGACGGAGCCAACGTGGAGATGGCCGAGGAGGCCGGCGAGGAGAACCTCTTCATCTTCGGGATGAGGGTTCCCGACGTGGAGGCCATGGACAAGAAAGG CTACGACGCTCACTCCTACTACAACCGCATCCCGGAGCTGAAGCGGGCCATGGACCAGATCTCCGGGGGCTTCTTCAGCCCCGGGCAGCCCGGACTGTTCCAGGACCTGGTCAACATGCTGATGAACCACGACAG gtTCAAGGTGTTTGCCGACTACGAAGCCTACATCAAATGTCAGGAGAAGGTCAGCGCTCTGTACAAG GACCCCACAGCCTGGACCAAGATGGTGATCCACAACATCGCCGGCTGCGGGAAGTTCTCCAGCGACCGCACCATCTCCCAGTACGCCCGGGAGATCTGGGGCATGGAGCCCAGCCTGGAGAAGATCGCCGCTCCGGACGACCCCCGCTAg